A DNA window from Leopardus geoffroyi isolate Oge1 chromosome A1, O.geoffroyi_Oge1_pat1.0, whole genome shotgun sequence contains the following coding sequences:
- the LOC123605967 gene encoding palmitoyl-protein thioesterase ABHD10, mitochondrial-like — MAGAGMAALGSWVPHQRWGREAVFLGFHHGLSTLLARKSEWTPRWVPACRPKSSVFFLSRPDLSNMAYKKLKGKSPGIIFIPGYIYNMNGTKALAIGEFCKSLGHAYIRFDYSRVGNSDGNLQECTVGKWRKDSLSIIDDLAEGPQILVGSSLGRWLMLHAANARPQKVIALVGIATAVDDLVTQFNQLPVEVKKEIEMKGVWTMPSKYSEKGVFDIQYSFIKEAEHHCLLHSPIPVNCPIRLLHGMKDDIIPWHTSIQVADRVVSKDVDVILRKHSDHRMKE; from the coding sequence atggcaggggCAGGCATGGCTGCCCTGGGCTCTTGGGTACCTCatcagaggtggggcagagaggctgTCTTCTTAGGCTTCCACCATGGCCTCAGCACGTTACTTGCAAGGAAGTCGGAGTGGACGCCACGGTGGGTCCCAGCTTGCAGACCAAAGTCATCAGTCTTTTTTCTTAGTCGACCAGACCTTTCAAACATGGCTTATAAGAAGCTAAAAGGCAAAAGTCCGGGAATTATCTTCATCCCTGGCTATATTTATAACATGAATGGTACAAAAGCTTTGGCGATTGGAGAGTTTTGCAAATCTCTAGGTCATGCCTATATAAGGTTTGATTACTCAAGAGTTGGAAATTCGGATGGTAACTTACAAGAATGCACagtgggaaaatggagaaaagattctctttctaTAATTGATGACTTAGCTGAAGGACCACAGATACTTGTTGGATCTAGCCTTGGTCGATGGCTTATGCTTCATGCTGCAAACGCAAGGCCACAAAAGGTCATTGCTCTTGTTGGTATAGCTACAGCTGTAGATGACCTAGTGACACAGTTTAATCAGCTCCCTGTTGaagtgaaaaaggaaatagagatgAAAGGTGTGTGGACCATGCCAtcaaaatacagtgaaaaaggAGTTTTTGACATTCAGTACAGTTTCATTAAAGAAGCTGAACACCACTGCTTGTTACATAGCCCTATTCCTGTGAACTGCCCTATACGATTGCTCCATGGCATGAAAGATGACATCATACCTTGGCATACATCCATACAGGTTGCCGACCGAGTAGTCAGCAAAGATGTAGATGTCATCCTCCGAAAACACAGTGATCACAGAATGAAGGAATAA